In Sphingobium sp. B2D3C, a genomic segment contains:
- a CDS encoding TrmH family RNA methyltransferase, with translation MPREITGFSNPLVKRVRGLREKKLRKREGLFLAEGLRILTEARERGILPEMLFMASDARPHPLADELIAAVEAQGGDVILTSADILGKISGKDNAQTLVGVYPDRLTPLSALDRSAAPIWFVAQAMRDPGNLGTLLRIGDAVGAGGVILVDDCVDPFSVETVRASMGALFTQSIAQASWADFLSWLRGGPGQLVGTSLNTEHDYQAPRYEAPTFLVIGNEARGLPADYEAACDLLVKIPMKGRADSLNASVAGAVMAYEVLNQQRRR, from the coding sequence ATGCCCCGCGAAATCACCGGCTTCTCCAACCCGCTCGTCAAGCGCGTGCGCGGCTTGCGGGAAAAGAAGCTGCGCAAGCGCGAAGGCCTGTTTCTGGCCGAGGGCCTGCGTATCCTCACCGAAGCGCGCGAGCGCGGCATTCTGCCCGAGATGCTGTTCATGGCGAGCGATGCCCGCCCGCATCCGCTGGCCGACGAGCTAATCGCGGCGGTCGAGGCGCAAGGCGGCGATGTCATCCTCACCAGCGCGGATATTCTCGGCAAGATCTCCGGCAAGGACAATGCGCAGACGCTCGTCGGCGTCTATCCCGACCGGCTGACACCCCTCTCCGCGCTCGATCGCAGCGCGGCGCCGATCTGGTTCGTCGCGCAGGCCATGCGCGATCCCGGCAATCTGGGCACGCTGCTGCGCATCGGCGATGCGGTCGGCGCCGGCGGCGTGATCCTTGTGGATGACTGTGTCGATCCCTTCTCCGTCGAGACGGTGCGGGCCTCGATGGGCGCCCTCTTCACCCAATCCATCGCACAGGCAAGTTGGGCTGACTTCCTCAGCTGGCTCCGCGGGGGGCCGGGCCAGCTTGTCGGCACCAGCCTCAACACCGAGCACGATTATCAGGCGCCGCGTTACGAGGCCCCGACCTTTCTGGTGATCGGCAATGAGGCGCGAGGCCTGCCCGCCGATTATGAGGCCGCCTGCGACCTGCTGGTCAAAATACCGATGAAGGGCCGTGCGGACAGCCTCAATGCTTCCGTCGCCGGGGCCGTGATGGCCTATGAAGTGCTGAACCAGCAGCGCCGGCGCTGA
- a CDS encoding HPr family phosphocarrier protein — protein MSGETASATVRIANRRGLHARASAKFVTLASSLPATIMVRKDGQEVVGTSIMGLMMLGAAMGDDITVSVSGDDAPAALAAVIELVENRFGED, from the coding sequence TTGAGCGGCGAGACAGCCAGCGCAACAGTGCGCATCGCCAACCGGCGTGGCCTGCACGCGCGGGCAAGCGCCAAGTTCGTCACGCTCGCGAGCAGCCTGCCGGCGACCATCATGGTGCGCAAGGATGGGCAGGAAGTGGTCGGCACATCGATCATGGGCCTGATGATGCTGGGCGCGGCCATGGGCGATGATATCACCGTCTCCGTGAGCGGTGACGATGCCCCGGCGGCGCTGGCTGCCGTCATCGAGCTGGTCGAAAATCGCTTCGGCGAAGACTGA
- a CDS encoding PTS sugar transporter subunit IIA, with translation MIGLVLVTHGGLATEFRVAMEHVVGPQQAIETVCIGPDDDMEVRRADIAAAVQRVDDGSGVILLTDLFGGTPSNLAISLLDAGRVEVIAGVNLPMLIRLESARRNMSVTQAVAAAREAGRKYISVASELLGDAT, from the coding sequence ATGATTGGACTCGTGCTCGTAACCCATGGCGGGCTCGCGACGGAATTTCGCGTCGCCATGGAACATGTCGTAGGGCCGCAACAGGCCATAGAAACCGTCTGCATCGGCCCCGATGACGATATGGAGGTGCGGCGCGCCGACATCGCCGCCGCCGTGCAGCGCGTCGATGATGGCTCAGGCGTGATCCTGCTGACCGACCTGTTCGGCGGCACCCCCTCCAACCTCGCCATTTCCCTGCTCGACGCCGGGCGCGTGGAAGTGATTGCCGGCGTCAATCTTCCCATGCTGATCCGTCTCGAAAGCGCCCGCCGCAATATGAGCGTCACGCAGGCGGTCGCCGCCGCGCGGGAAGCGGGCCGCAAATATATCAGCGTGGCCTCGGAGCTGCTCGGAGACGCCACTTGA
- the rapZ gene encoding RNase adapter RapZ translates to MDQPPALSPAPHAPGAKRILVVTGLSGAGKSTSLRTLEDAGWETVDNLPLVLLDRLLAAPLPAGHEQQAGRPVAIGIDSRTRGFAADTILSAIAALRERTGYEVEMLFLDCSGTVLEQRYAETRRRHPLALDRPAADGIARERELLEPLRRAAEHVVDSSDLTSNGLQQAIRQRFAGSFESTLTLLSFGFARGVPRNADLMFDMRFLRNPYWDETLRPLTGLDPDVRDYVMADTLFEAAVGQIEKLLVTILPRYSEEGKAYVTIAFGCTGGRHRSVCVTEEIAERLRRAGFSPTIAHRNLDSVQLDAYENRRQGKKEIVPTEIEGRGAHSP, encoded by the coding sequence ATGGACCAGCCCCCTGCCCTGTCACCTGCCCCCCATGCTCCCGGCGCCAAGCGCATCCTGGTGGTCACCGGCCTTTCGGGCGCCGGCAAATCGACCAGCCTGCGCACGCTCGAAGATGCCGGCTGGGAAACGGTCGACAATCTGCCGCTGGTGCTGCTCGACCGGCTGCTGGCTGCCCCGCTGCCGGCCGGTCATGAGCAACAGGCGGGCCGCCCGGTCGCCATCGGCATCGACAGCCGCACGCGCGGCTTTGCGGCGGATACGATCCTCTCTGCAATTGCCGCCCTGCGCGAGCGCACCGGCTATGAGGTCGAGATGCTGTTCCTCGATTGCTCAGGCACGGTGCTTGAGCAGCGTTATGCCGAGACGCGGCGGCGCCACCCTCTCGCCCTTGATCGCCCGGCGGCGGACGGCATTGCCCGCGAGCGCGAGCTGCTGGAACCGCTCCGCCGCGCGGCGGAGCATGTCGTCGATAGCTCGGACCTCACCAGCAACGGCCTGCAGCAGGCGATCCGCCAGCGCTTCGCTGGCAGTTTCGAATCGACCCTGACCTTGCTGTCCTTCGGCTTTGCGCGCGGCGTTCCCCGCAATGCCGACCTGATGTTCGACATGCGGTTCCTGCGCAATCCCTATTGGGACGAGACGCTGCGCCCGCTCACCGGCCTCGATCCCGATGTCCGCGATTATGTGATGGCCGACACGCTGTTCGAGGCGGCCGTCGGCCAGATCGAGAAGCTGCTGGTCACCATCCTTCCTCGCTACAGCGAGGAGGGGAAAGCCTATGTCACCATCGCCTTTGGCTGCACGGGCGGTCGCCACCGCTCGGTGTGCGTGACGGAAGAGATCGCAGAACGCTTGCGCCGGGCGGGCTTTTCGCCCACCATTGCGCACCGCAATCTGGATTCAGTCCAGTTGGACGCCTATGAGAACCGGCGCCAGGGCAAAAAAGAAATCGTACCAACGGAAATCGAAGGGCGGGGCGCACACTCACCATGA
- a CDS encoding HPr kinase/phosphorylase — protein sequence MSNDPAHCQTIHATSVAIGGKGVLLIGGSGSGKSDLALRLIDRGAMLISDDYTRASKRDGKLILDAPETIAGKLEIRHLGIVETPHVGGVIACLAIRLDEAPVRMPDIGSTFSLLGVELPLVVLAGLEPSAPIKAEWALLRLDGQAKG from the coding sequence ATGAGCAACGATCCCGCCCATTGCCAAACCATCCACGCTACCAGTGTCGCCATCGGAGGCAAGGGCGTGCTGCTGATCGGCGGAAGCGGGTCCGGCAAGTCGGACCTTGCCCTGCGCCTCATCGATCGCGGCGCGATGCTGATCAGCGACGATTACACCCGCGCCTCAAAGCGGGACGGCAAGCTGATCCTTGACGCGCCGGAAACCATTGCGGGCAAGCTGGAAATTCGCCACCTTGGCATTGTCGAAACGCCCCATGTCGGTGGCGTGATTGCGTGTCTTGCGATCAGACTGGATGAAGCGCCCGTGCGCATGCCTGACATCGGGTCCACATTCTCCCTTCTGGGTGTCGAACTCCCGCTGGTCGTGCTGGCCGGTCTGGAGCCTTCCGCCCCGATCAAGGCCGAATGGGCATTGCTTCGTCTCGATGGGCAGGCGAAGGGGTAG
- a CDS encoding sensor histidine kinase produces MAPDIASTRNEDRLASGEWTTRISLTRRILAVNIFALAILAGGFFYLDSYRARLIDGRLVSISRETALIAAAMETAPASDRARLLLRTAQTTGLRLRIYDADGTKLADSFRLTPPSYTLRDPMRDPLHIKLARVLDRVVETIALADRPAYVKEPAQDRRDAWPEAREAARTRAPASAYRFAPDRTPFLSVARPLDEAGRGDVLLATANTRDITDIVRAERLRIALVFAAAILVSVLLSLFLARTIVLPLRRLARAAVRVRLGRAREVIVPRLPDRRDEIGMLARAVSDMSQALRQRIDATDAFAADVSHELKNPIASLRSALEGLAQIKDPALQAKLLAIAQDDVRRLDRLVSDIAEATRIDAQLSRTPFETIDLGRMIGRMVRNHAPREDGPAVRLSYAGPGRGAVFVSGDPQKLVRVVDNLIDNARSFSPDGGRIRLTLSAEDSKAIVAVEDEGPGVPEREREAIFRRFHSVRPERDGFGNHSGLGLAIARTILEGHHGSIHVEARLDGKAGARFVVTLPLAEQDVPPPNSAKARSGT; encoded by the coding sequence ATGGCGCCGGATATCGCTTCAACGAGGAATGAGGATCGCCTGGCGAGCGGCGAATGGACGACGCGCATCTCGCTCACCCGGCGGATCCTCGCGGTCAACATCTTCGCGCTTGCCATCCTGGCTGGCGGTTTCTTCTATCTCGATAGCTATCGTGCGCGGCTGATCGATGGCCGGCTGGTGTCGATCAGCAGGGAAACCGCCCTGATCGCCGCTGCGATGGAGACAGCCCCGGCCAGCGATCGCGCCCGGTTGCTGCTGCGCACGGCGCAAACAACGGGCTTGCGGCTGCGCATCTATGATGCGGACGGGACCAAGCTGGCCGATAGCTTTCGGCTGACCCCACCCAGCTACACGCTGCGTGATCCGATGCGCGATCCGCTCCACATCAAGCTGGCGCGCGTGTTGGACCGCGTTGTCGAGACCATCGCCTTGGCCGACCGCCCAGCCTATGTGAAGGAGCCGGCACAGGATCGCCGCGACGCCTGGCCGGAAGCCCGCGAGGCCGCCCGCACTCGCGCGCCCGCTTCGGCCTATCGGTTCGCACCGGACCGCACCCCTTTCCTCAGTGTCGCCCGCCCGCTCGATGAAGCCGGGCGCGGCGATGTATTGCTTGCCACCGCCAACACGCGAGACATCACGGATATCGTCCGTGCCGAGCGCCTGCGCATTGCGCTCGTCTTTGCGGCGGCAATTCTCGTGTCCGTGCTGCTCTCGCTCTTTCTTGCCCGGACCATCGTGCTCCCGCTGCGACGACTGGCGCGGGCTGCGGTGCGCGTGCGCCTGGGGCGCGCGCGGGAAGTCATCGTGCCGCGTCTGCCGGATCGGCGCGACGAAATCGGGATGCTGGCCCGCGCCGTCTCCGACATGAGCCAGGCTTTGCGCCAGCGCATCGATGCGACCGATGCCTTCGCGGCAGATGTCAGTCACGAGCTCAAGAACCCCATCGCGTCGCTGCGCTCGGCCCTCGAGGGCCTGGCCCAGATCAAGGACCCGGCCCTGCAGGCCAAGTTGCTCGCCATCGCGCAGGACGACGTGCGCCGGCTCGACCGGCTGGTCAGCGACATTGCCGAGGCAACCCGCATCGACGCACAGCTCTCGCGCACACCGTTCGAGACCATCGATCTCGGGCGCATGATCGGCCGCATGGTCCGCAATCATGCACCGCGGGAGGATGGCCCCGCCGTTCGCCTGAGCTATGCAGGGCCGGGCCGTGGCGCCGTGTTCGTCTCCGGTGACCCGCAGAAACTGGTCCGCGTGGTGGATAATCTCATCGACAATGCCCGCTCCTTCTCACCCGATGGCGGGCGGATTCGCCTGACGCTGTCAGCCGAAGACAGCAAGGCTATCGTGGCAGTGGAAGACGAGGGACCCGGCGTGCCGGAGCGCGAGCGGGAAGCGATCTTCCGGCGGTTCCACAGCGTGCGTCCGGAGCGGGACGGCTTTGGCAATCACAGCGGCCTGGGTCTTGCCATCGCCCGCACCATTCTGGAGGGCCACCACGGCTCCATCCATGTCGAGGCGCGCCTCGATGGCAAGGCCGGTGCGCGATTTGTCGTGACCCTGCCGCTGGCCGAGCAGGATGTGCCCCCGCCAAACAGCGCTAAGGCGCGCAGCGGCACATGA
- a CDS encoding response regulator transcription factor — protein sequence MSATIALVDDDRNILSSLSIALIAEGFMTRLYPDGQAALKALIENPPDIVVCDIKMPNLDGIELLRRLREKSDLPFIFLTSKTDELDEALGFAMGADDYIAKPFSQRLLIARVRALLRRTALSQPRDDNGGEGETETIARGRLSMDPARHRVQWDGRDVALTVTEFLILEALAQRPGIVKTRNQLMDAAYQDDIYVDDRTIDSHIKRLRRKFREVAPEFNAIDTLYGAGYRFNEE from the coding sequence ATGAGCGCTACCATCGCCCTGGTCGACGACGATCGGAACATCCTGTCCTCGCTCAGCATCGCCCTGATCGCGGAAGGGTTCATGACGCGACTCTATCCGGACGGTCAGGCCGCGCTCAAGGCGCTGATCGAGAACCCTCCGGATATCGTGGTGTGCGACATCAAGATGCCCAATCTGGATGGCATCGAGTTGCTCCGCCGGCTGCGGGAGAAGAGCGATCTGCCCTTCATCTTCCTGACCTCCAAGACCGACGAGCTGGACGAAGCCCTTGGCTTTGCGATGGGCGCGGACGATTATATCGCCAAGCCCTTCTCGCAGCGGCTGCTGATTGCGCGGGTGCGGGCGCTGCTCCGCCGCACGGCACTCAGCCAGCCGCGCGATGACAATGGCGGCGAAGGCGAGACCGAAACCATCGCACGCGGCCGGCTGAGCATGGACCCCGCCCGCCACCGGGTGCAATGGGATGGCCGGGACGTCGCGCTGACTGTCACTGAGTTCCTGATTCTCGAAGCGCTGGCCCAGCGGCCCGGCATTGTGAAAACCCGCAATCAACTGATGGATGCCGCCTATCAGGACGACATCTATGTGGACGACCGCACCATCGACAGCCACATCAAGCGCCTGCGCCGGAAATTCCGCGAAGTTGCCCCCGAGTTCAACGCAATCGATACGCTCTATGGCGCCGGATATCGCTTCAACGAGGAATGA
- a CDS encoding phosphoenolpyruvate carboxykinase — translation MQVISSFGLGDQGISTSADVKWNLLTAPLVEEAVRNGEGVLAKDGPLVVETGKHTGRSAKDKFIVRDGTTEDTVAWGDVNVPMTPAQFATLKADFFAALGDKKQLYVADLFGGSQPEHRVNVRVINEFAWHNLFIRTLLVRPERDELAGFKPEYTIIDLPTFRADPAKYGCRSETIIAVNFTEKLILIGGTAYAGEMKKSVFSILNYLLPAKGIMPMHCSANIGPNGDTAVFFGLSGTGKTTLSADASRTLIGDDEHGWSDTAVFNFEGGCYAKMIRLSAEAEPEIYAVTKRFGTVLENVVIDPETREIDLDDATLAENSRGSYPIDFIPNASADNLGPVPKNIIFLTADAYGVLPPIARLTPDQAMYHFLSGYTARVAGTEIGVTEPQATFSTCFGAPFMPRRPSVYGNLLKERIAKGGVKCWLVNTGWTGGKATDPGISRMPIKVTRALLNAALDGSLNNAEFRIDPNFGFEVPVAVGDIDPNMLDPRAAWSDKARYDETAAELVGKFVANFAQFEADVDASVRDVLKSPVAA, via the coding sequence GTGCAGGTTATCTCTTCCTTTGGTCTTGGCGACCAAGGCATATCGACGTCGGCTGACGTCAAATGGAATCTTCTGACCGCGCCGTTGGTGGAAGAAGCGGTTCGCAACGGCGAGGGCGTGCTGGCCAAGGATGGGCCGCTGGTCGTCGAGACCGGCAAGCACACCGGCCGCAGCGCGAAAGACAAGTTCATTGTGCGCGATGGTACGACCGAGGACACGGTCGCCTGGGGCGATGTGAACGTGCCGATGACGCCGGCGCAGTTCGCCACGCTCAAGGCGGATTTCTTCGCGGCACTGGGCGACAAGAAGCAGCTTTACGTCGCCGACCTGTTCGGCGGGTCGCAGCCCGAGCACCGCGTCAACGTGCGCGTGATCAACGAGTTTGCCTGGCACAATCTGTTCATCCGCACGCTGCTCGTGCGCCCCGAGCGCGATGAGCTGGCCGGCTTCAAGCCCGAATATACGATCATCGATCTGCCGACCTTCCGCGCGGACCCCGCCAAATATGGTTGCCGCAGCGAGACGATCATCGCGGTCAACTTCACCGAGAAGCTGATCCTGATCGGCGGCACGGCCTATGCCGGTGAGATGAAGAAGTCGGTCTTCTCCATCCTCAACTATCTGCTGCCGGCCAAGGGCATCATGCCTATGCACTGCTCGGCCAATATCGGGCCGAATGGCGACACGGCGGTCTTCTTCGGCCTGTCCGGCACCGGCAAGACGACGCTCAGCGCCGATGCCAGCCGCACGCTGATCGGAGACGATGAACATGGCTGGTCGGATACCGCCGTCTTCAACTTCGAGGGTGGCTGCTATGCCAAGATGATCCGCCTCTCGGCCGAAGCCGAGCCAGAAATCTACGCGGTTACGAAGCGCTTCGGCACGGTGCTGGAAAATGTCGTGATCGATCCCGAAACGCGCGAGATCGATCTGGATGATGCGACGCTGGCCGAGAACAGCCGCGGCTCCTACCCGATCGACTTCATCCCCAATGCCTCAGCCGACAATCTCGGCCCAGTGCCGAAGAACATCATCTTCCTCACCGCTGATGCCTATGGCGTGCTGCCGCCGATCGCGCGTCTCACGCCCGATCAGGCGATGTATCACTTCCTCTCGGGCTATACCGCGCGCGTCGCGGGTACGGAAATCGGCGTGACCGAGCCGCAGGCGACCTTCTCGACCTGCTTCGGCGCGCCGTTCATGCCGCGTCGCCCGAGCGTCTACGGCAATCTGCTCAAGGAGCGGATCGCCAAGGGCGGCGTGAAGTGCTGGCTGGTCAACACCGGCTGGACCGGCGGCAAGGCAACCGATCCGGGCATCAGCCGTATGCCGATCAAGGTGACGCGTGCGCTGCTCAACGCAGCGCTCGACGGCAGCCTGAACAACGCCGAATTCCGCATCGATCCCAATTTCGGGTTCGAGGTGCCGGTGGCGGTTGGTGATATCGACCCCAATATGCTCGATCCGCGCGCCGCGTGGAGCGACAAGGCGCGCTATGACGAGACGGCCGCCGAGCTGGTCGGCAAGTTTGTCGCCAACTTCGCGCAGTTCGAGGCCGACGTGGACGCGTCCGTCCGCGACGTGCTGAAGTCGCCCGTCGCGGCCTGA
- a CDS encoding mechanosensitive ion channel family protein produces the protein MLGVLAVLAALALHWISVRVLRRLLTHAHSEGGLALLRRAQWPSRWLLVAFALAFLRPSLTLGERGHLIWSQAAAMIVPGLIGWLAVALIRGTQDVVEQRTDISVADNLRARRKRTRTGILGRIAVVLVIFITLCLMLFSIPSVRAVGVTLMASAGLAALAVGAAAQPLLKNVIAGIQLAFTEPIRIDDVVIIEGEWGKIEAIYMTYVVVAVWDERRLVVPISRFLEDSFQNWTRSTSQLLGSVFFHLDPAADIDQLRARYEAIVAASPLWDGRVKVLQVTDVRPDAIEVRGLASARDAGEAFDLRCEIREKVLAFIRDEMPQALPRHRGLLARDVTERVNAG, from the coding sequence ATGCTGGGCGTTCTCGCCGTCCTGGCGGCTCTGGCTCTGCACTGGATCAGCGTGCGGGTGCTGCGCCGTCTACTGACCCATGCGCATTCGGAAGGTGGCCTCGCCTTGCTCCGCCGAGCGCAATGGCCGTCGCGCTGGCTGCTGGTCGCCTTCGCGCTGGCGTTCCTCCGTCCGTCGCTAACGTTGGGAGAGCGCGGTCACCTGATCTGGAGCCAGGCGGCGGCGATGATCGTGCCGGGATTGATCGGCTGGCTGGCGGTTGCCCTCATTCGGGGCACGCAGGATGTGGTCGAACAGCGAACGGATATCAGCGTAGCCGACAATCTCCGCGCCCGGCGAAAGCGCACGCGGACGGGCATTCTCGGCAGGATCGCCGTGGTACTGGTGATCTTCATCACCCTGTGCCTCATGCTGTTCAGCATCCCCTCGGTGCGGGCGGTGGGTGTGACGCTGATGGCCTCGGCCGGCCTTGCGGCCTTGGCGGTCGGCGCGGCTGCGCAGCCCTTGCTCAAAAACGTAATCGCGGGCATCCAGCTTGCCTTCACCGAGCCAATCCGCATCGATGACGTTGTCATCATCGAAGGCGAGTGGGGCAAGATCGAGGCGATCTACATGACCTATGTGGTCGTGGCGGTGTGGGACGAGCGACGGCTGGTCGTGCCCATCTCCCGCTTTCTCGAAGACAGTTTCCAGAACTGGACTCGCTCGACAAGTCAGTTGCTTGGCTCGGTTTTCTTCCACCTCGACCCAGCGGCCGATATCGATCAGTTGCGGGCCCGCTATGAAGCGATCGTGGCTGCATCGCCGCTCTGGGATGGGCGGGTGAAGGTGCTTCAGGTGACGGATGTGCGCCCGGACGCCATCGAGGTGCGCGGCCTCGCCAGCGCGCGCGATGCGGGCGAGGCCTTCGACCTTCGCTGTGAGATTCGCGAGAAGGTGCTGGCCTTCATCCGTGATGAGATGCCTCAGGCGCTGCCCCGCCATCGCGGCCTGCTGGCGCGGGATGTCACCGAACGCGTGAACGCGGGGTGA
- a CDS encoding YnfA family protein: MTAFAFIGAALAEIAGCFAFWAWLRLDKSPLWLLPGLASLAVFAWLLTLVEADYAGRTYAAYGGVYIASALLWLWLAEGTRPDRWDLLGGAVCLCGAAIILLGPRTA; the protein is encoded by the coding sequence ATGACCGCTTTCGCCTTTATCGGCGCGGCGCTGGCAGAGATCGCCGGTTGCTTCGCATTCTGGGCATGGCTGCGGCTCGACAAATCACCGCTCTGGCTGCTCCCCGGCCTCGCCTCGCTGGCGGTTTTTGCCTGGCTTCTCACGCTGGTGGAAGCCGATTATGCGGGGCGGACTTACGCCGCTTATGGGGGTGTTTACATCGCCAGCGCCCTCCTCTGGCTCTGGCTTGCAGAGGGCACCAGGCCGGATCGCTGGGATCTGCTGGGCGGCGCAGTCTGTTTGTGCGGCGCCGCGATCATCCTGTTGGGGCCACGCACGGCCTAG
- a CDS encoding NfeD family protein yields the protein MTPMLDGMHPSILWGVFAVILAGAEIIVPGVFLIWLGVAAALTAGLSLVLPINPAFQLLAFAIFTAISVSGGRLWYLARPVASQDPMLNDRAARLVGRELLVVEPINHGVGRVKVDDGSWTATGPDADAGSYVRVTGTKGAALIVEPLPVPLAPPDLARDGKDMPEPE from the coding sequence ATGACGCCGATGCTGGACGGCATGCATCCTTCCATCCTCTGGGGTGTGTTCGCGGTGATCCTCGCCGGGGCGGAGATCATCGTGCCCGGCGTGTTTCTCATCTGGCTGGGCGTGGCTGCGGCCCTCACGGCCGGACTCAGTCTGGTCCTGCCGATCAATCCGGCGTTCCAACTGCTCGCCTTTGCCATCTTCACCGCGATTTCGGTGAGCGGCGGACGGCTCTGGTATCTCGCCCGCCCGGTCGCCTCGCAAGATCCGATGCTCAATGACCGGGCCGCGCGCCTTGTTGGCCGCGAATTGCTGGTGGTCGAACCGATCAATCACGGCGTCGGCCGGGTGAAGGTCGATGACGGAAGCTGGACGGCGACTGGGCCGGATGCAGATGCCGGCAGCTATGTGCGGGTGACGGGCACCAAGGGCGCGGCGCTGATTGTCGAACCCCTGCCCGTTCCCCTCGCCCCGCCCGACTTGGCCCGTGACGGCAAGGACATGCCGGAGCCGGAATGA
- a CDS encoding SPFH domain-containing protein translates to MDLVTFAMFIAILVIFYLFASVKIVRQGHRYTIERFGRFTEVASPGFNIYPAFFYRVGRKINMMEQVIDVPSQEIITRDNAMVAVDAVVFFQVLDAAKAAYEVSHLNTALLQLSTTNLRTVMGSMDLDETLSKRDEINARLLSVVDHATNAWGVKITRVEIKDIRPPQDIVNAMARQMKAEREKRANILDAEGFKSAEILRAEGAKQAQILEAEGRREAAFRDAEAREREAEAEARATQVVSEAIAGGNAQAINYFVAQKYVEAVEKFATSSNAKTILFPVEATQLIGTLGGIGQLAKEALGDHGATPPARPVSGTGVPHTRTP, encoded by the coding sequence ATGGATCTGGTCACGTTCGCAATGTTCATCGCCATTCTGGTGATCTTCTATCTGTTTGCCAGCGTGAAGATCGTCCGGCAGGGCCATCGCTACACCATTGAGCGGTTCGGACGGTTCACGGAAGTCGCGTCTCCCGGTTTCAACATCTATCCCGCCTTCTTCTACCGGGTCGGCCGCAAGATCAACATGATGGAGCAGGTGATTGATGTTCCGTCTCAGGAAATCATTACCCGCGATAATGCCATGGTGGCCGTGGATGCGGTGGTGTTCTTCCAGGTGCTGGATGCCGCCAAGGCCGCTTATGAGGTGAGCCACCTCAATACGGCACTGCTCCAGCTCTCGACCACCAATCTGCGCACGGTGATGGGGTCGATGGATCTGGACGAGACCCTCTCCAAGCGGGATGAAATCAACGCCCGGCTGTTGAGCGTGGTCGATCACGCCACCAATGCCTGGGGCGTCAAGATCACCCGCGTCGAGATCAAGGACATCCGCCCGCCGCAGGACATCGTGAACGCGATGGCCCGGCAGATGAAGGCCGAGCGTGAGAAGCGCGCCAACATCCTCGATGCCGAAGGGTTCAAGAGCGCCGAGATCCTGCGGGCCGAAGGCGCCAAGCAGGCGCAGATCCTCGAAGCCGAGGGTCGGCGTGAGGCTGCGTTCCGCGACGCCGAGGCGCGCGAGCGCGAGGCGGAGGCCGAGGCGCGGGCGACGCAGGTCGTGAGCGAGGCCATTGCGGGCGGCAATGCCCAGGCGATCAACTATTTCGTGGCGCAGAAATATGTCGAGGCGGTGGAGAAGTTCGCGACCTCCAGCAACGCCAAGACCATCCTCTTCCCGGTGGAAGCCACCCAGCTCATCGGGACGCTGGGCGGGATCGGGCAGCTCGCCAAGGAAGCGCTGGGAGATCATGGTGCAACGCCGCCTGCACGGCCCGTGTCCGGCACCGGCGTGCCTCACACGCGGACGCCATGA
- a CDS encoding HpcH/HpaI aldolase/citrate lyase family protein — protein sequence MQKRRPVERIDLPLRLVRTLLFVPASRPRAIEKARQLDCDFIILDLEDSVIAEDRDAARQRAVEAVQAGFDGRPCAIRINAEGRPEHGLDMVAARSAGVPYVIVPKVIEARQVHDVNRVTQRPVIAMIESPAGIINALSIAREPGVSALVAGTNDLRRGLAVPPDAPRSAISYSLQSIVLAARAAGVAAFDGVYNNLEDPAGLAAECDEGRQMGFDGKTIIHPSHIDIANDAFSPSGPAVEQARALVDAFTGGAQRYDGRMIEAMHVEEAKAIIDRAEHLRS from the coding sequence ATGCAGAAGCGTCGTCCGGTCGAAAGAATTGATTTGCCGTTGCGCCTCGTACGGACGCTGCTGTTCGTACCGGCGTCGCGCCCGCGCGCGATTGAGAAAGCGCGCCAACTCGACTGCGACTTCATCATTCTGGACCTTGAGGATTCGGTGATCGCCGAAGACCGCGACGCGGCCCGGCAGCGCGCCGTGGAGGCTGTGCAGGCCGGGTTCGACGGGCGCCCCTGCGCCATCCGCATCAATGCCGAGGGGCGGCCCGAGCATGGGCTTGACATGGTCGCGGCGCGCAGTGCTGGCGTGCCCTATGTCATCGTGCCCAAGGTGATCGAGGCGCGGCAGGTTCACGACGTCAATCGCGTGACGCAACGGCCGGTCATCGCGATGATCGAGAGCCCGGCGGGGATCATCAACGCCCTGTCCATCGCGCGCGAGCCGGGCGTCTCGGCGCTGGTCGCCGGGACCAACGATCTGCGCCGTGGCCTCGCTGTGCCGCCTGATGCGCCGCGTAGCGCGATTTCCTATTCGCTGCAGTCGATCGTGCTGGCAGCGCGCGCCGCCGGTGTCGCCGCGTTCGATGGCGTCTATAATAACCTGGAAGATCCGGCCGGTCTGGCCGCCGAGTGCGACGAGGGGCGGCAGATGGGGTTCGATGGCAAGACCATCATTCACCCCAGCCATATCGATATCGCCAATGATGCCTTCTCCCCCAGCGGCCCGGCGGTAGAACAGGCCCGCGCATTGGTCGACGCCTTCACCGGTGGCGCCCAGCGCTATGATGGGCGCATGATCGAGGCGATGCACGTCGAGGAAGCCAAGGCCATCATCGACCGGGCCGAACACCTGCGCAGCTAG